The following is a genomic window from Malus sylvestris chromosome 7, drMalSylv7.2, whole genome shotgun sequence.
GGAATAGAGGGAAAGGTGATCAGCATATTGTTGAGTACTTTGAAACCTTTCCGACACCATGCACGTGATAATCTTGTgtaaaggagagagagagaaaatgagactTGCATTGACGACTTCCCATCCCTGAAATCAAAGCTTCTTCTTAGGGTTCTTATCCTACTACTTGGCTCACCACTGAGAAAGTAGTGAACGATGCCAGCTAAATCTAATGAAGATCTGCATATAGAGCATGGTGCTAAGACTGCGCTGCGACCTATCTACTCCAAACCTTGGTGGCGTGGAGTGGGGAATGATATAGCATCATCTATGGTGGATCATAGTAGTAGTATGGTCATAAATGGAGCTATGCAGGCACAAACTAATGCTAGGCTAGATGGTCGGGCCAACTTTAATAAAGAATTTCGGACTGCAGTAGAATCACAGTCTGATGGGAATAGTAGAAGTGCAAACCAACATACCAAAAGCGTTTCGTCCTCAGTGGTTCCTGCAATGGGTCAACACGTGGGTCCAAACTCACAAATGGAATTT
Proteins encoded in this region:
- the LOC126630189 gene encoding nuclear transcription factor Y subunit A-1-like, whose protein sequence is MPAKSNEDLHIEHGAKTALRPIYSKPWWRGVGNDIASSMVDHSSSMVINGAMQAQTNARLDGRANFNKEFRTAVESQSDGNSRSANQHTKSVSSSVVPAMGQHVGPNSQMEFVGHSIVMSSYPYADPQYGGMLTPYEPQTMGAGHNRLSPLAVLMQGRSSHSHVKSFSEKKQKMTLGAHAKQR